In the Populus trichocarpa isolate Nisqually-1 chromosome 8, P.trichocarpa_v4.1, whole genome shotgun sequence genome, AGACTTCACTGAACAATGATTACCTCCTGTCCGTCAGGGCCAGTTTCCTTGACTTCACGAGTGAGGGAACCCACAACTGAATCAGGGTCAGTCACCATGATTTTGAATGCCTGCATTCAACTCCTTAAGTACTGCATAACAGGTTAAGACGAAGGAAAAATCTCCACAAAGAAGAGCTTCAGATTCTCACCTCAAAAGCATGTCCATGTTTCCTGTACAAAGGCCAGCCAATATTGACATACAATTCCTGTAATAAGTACCGATTTTCTTTAGGCATGAACTATTTGAAAGCATTCAAATTCTTGACCATGACATACTGTTAAGTGTTATCTCAGGTCATGATGAACTCAAAAGAAAATCTGGGAAAGAAGCATGTCACTGAACAAAAACCACACATTACAGGAGCACATGAATGGGATATACTCGaatcaaacaaattattatattgGTTCAATTAAGTTCAGCCACCAATAAATTTTCCTTGTGTACTCTTTGCAGTTAGGAGCACATccagaaacaagaaaaagaaaccgCAGCAAATTAGCTgcattgtaaaataaattaacctcACTCCAAGTAGGATTCCCCATTCAATTTCTTGAAACAAcaaagatttataataaaaaagaaaagcacaaAATAGCCTAGCCACCccttaatttcaataaatagaAACTGTAACAATCtcgaatttcaaaaaaataatctcataaaacCCTAATATTCAATCacatcgagaaaaaaaaacccagaaatttACTTATGAATAGATACCtaaaattctatatataaacaCTCAAAAAAGCGCAGTATAGAATTTCACTAAACTGAaatcaaaatgacaaaattaacCACGAAAATCCTAAAATTCGAGAGAAAAAATTACCTCCAAATCAATACCCAGAGTCTCAGCGACATGTCGCATGATAGAATGAACAAGCTTGCTCTTATTATACCTCTCTTCACAAGTCTGAATATCCTCTTCACTAACTCTTCTCTTACTCAAATCAATATAGCCTTTCTCTTTATCGACACGTAAGACCATGACAGGCTCGATGCGGCCAACCTTAATCAAACTACTAACACTCCGAATCCGACGGCGAGACAGCTCCGAAAACAAGATCATACCCTCGATGTTGTTGTACTCGAGTAAAGAAACATAAGCGCCCATGTCGGcgatgtttttcacttgaatcaTAACTGCCATATCAACCTCTGGGTATCGCGCTTCGTACATGCGACACTCCAGATTTGGTGAGTGCGTCGCCATGATTGCTTTGATTGATCGAAATGGGTATTTTGCGTCTTTAAAGATTTATTCTTGCAGTCTGTGTGTGTTTGGGGAGAGAGAAGTGGGGGTTAGGGTTTTGAGCAGGGGTGGTAGCTGGAGATggtatttttagtaaaaaacggCGGCTTTTATGTAATTTACTCAGATATATATTGCTTGCGTGTTTTTACagcattttaaatataaaatctaagATATAAATAAACGGAAAACTGAGATAATTCCTTTATTTTGAGGGGTTGTATACTTGTATGGCTGTGATCTTGTAGGCCCATGTACACGTGGAGAGTGAAGGGTGGATTGATAGTCTTCCTACCCGCTGACAATTAACAGGCCGGAATAAGAATGAGGTatatatggttgttaattttataatttgtaggattaattaaaatacgtgtaaattgattttgatatttatattaataaaaaaaatattattaaattaaattgaaaataataatttaagatggTCCATCTTCACTGCAAAATGCAGAAGTAGTTTGGGTTAGTAATTGTtgatgtgggttttttttacaagtgtttgattaattaaacaatcacaaaaaaaaaaaggaatttaaaaGAATGTGGTTTGGGTTGCCCTCAAAAGATTTATTCAAATGGTGGGTAAAAGATTcattcagtttaattttttggctttgagtattttttttgaaagacaaTTTATCTACTTCTAGTTAACCTACTTGGAAAAAGCGTTTTAAATTTAAGTGTAGTGGGTactttcaaatataaaagaatgtcaaaaaatacaatatttgatTAAccaatccaaatattcatttttttattaaaaaaacacaaatgtaaaaatataaatcattaatgaaatcatttttttattggaaaaaaaaacattttaaaatacacGTAATTGGATCAAGATACacttaaaatcattatttaatttattttttaatataccatGTCCAAATGGATGGAGGGATTCACTCTGATTAGATTACAAAAGCACGTGAACTGCGTCCTGTGATTagattacaaaaaagaaatcgCCCACCGTGGGGCTCGAACCCACGACCACAAGGTTAAGAGCCTTGCGCTCTACCAACTGAGCTAGACGGGCTTCTTGAGGGAAAAAAGACATTtaactaataaattaatatcattatcttTTGTACTCACATGCGTGTTGGGATACATCATACATCCCAGTTGAATTTGTTCATGGAACTTCACAGAACTATGTAAACGGTATGAACTAGGAAAAGTTTTTTTCTAgatataaagaagaagaagaagagccaTGCTTAGACAAAAGGGAACGTTAGAagtgaaaagaaacaaaaaaaagagattggAGAGTCGATTTTCAATTAGTCATCGTTATCTTAGCAAGCGATATATCATGGATagggttaaattttttctaacgAATAAAAAGATACTCGgtcgataataatatttttaaaaaattatgaaagttTTGGGACCGGGTTAATTTAatactataattaaaagaaaaccaatcaaataaaaaaataaacatttgttagtattataaataaatattctttgaatattttaaaaaagtctcGACAATCTTATTTGAGAACAAAGCAAAGATTAAATGAGAACAAAATaactttctaaataaaaaaataaaagaaattcaaagctcaattatcaacaaacaaacattgaaagataaa is a window encoding:
- the LOC7472445 gene encoding eukaryotic translation initiation factor 2 subunit alpha homolog; this translates as MATHSPNLECRMYEARYPEVDMAVMIQVKNIADMGAYVSLLEYNNIEGMILFSELSRRRIRSVSSLIKVGRIEPVMVLRVDKEKGYIDLSKRRVSEEDIQTCEERYNKSKLVHSIMRHVAETLGIDLEELYVNIGWPLYRKHGHAFEAFKIMVTDPDSVVGSLTREVKETGPDGQEVTKVVPAVSEEIKEALIRNIRRRMTPQPLKIRADIEMKCFQFDGVLHIKDAMRKAEAVGNADCPVKIKLVAPPLYVLTTQTLDKEQGIQILSQAIAACTEAIEGQKGKLVVKEPPRAVSERDDKLLAEHMLKLRSANEEISGDEESGDEEDTGMGDADVENSAGIVE